The window TCGTGGACGAGCTCGACGAGGTGCTTGTCGAAGCGGTCGACGACGACGCCGCCGTGTCGGCCTTCTTGGTGGTCGAGTCGCCGGAGCCGGTGGCCGACTTCTCGGAGCTCACGCTGCCCGACCGGGAGTCGTTGCGGTAGAAGCCCGAACCCTTGAAGACGATGCCGACCGAGTTGAACACCTTGCGGAGCTTGCCCTGGCAGTTCGGGCACTCGGTGAGCGCCGGGTCGGAGAAGGACTGCACTGCTTCAAGCTGCTCACCGCACTCGGTGCAGGCGTACTGGTAGGTAGGCACGGCTCCTCCGGATCAATCGGCTGCTGGCACTCGCCAACTCCGAGTGCCAATGTTGCGGCATCGGAGGTCAATTCGTCCACTCGGCGCTCGGCCTGAGGGAGAACCGGCCGGTGGGTGATATCACAGCGAGGCGCGACCGGCACATCCACGAACCGTCGAAGCGGCCGCGGGTGCCCCCTCGAAAAGGCGGCAGTGGCTGCGAAGGCGGCAGTGGCTGCGAAGGCGGTGGTGGCTGCGAAGGCGGTGGTGACGGCGAGGCCGGCAGCAGCCCTTGAAAGCCGGAACCGGCTCCCGACGAGATAGGGCGACCCCTCAAGAGGCGTGCGGGCGGCGGGAGAAGCCGCCGGTGGGGGTGATCACCGCATGGACCCGGCGGTCGTGGGGTTCGGCGGGGACGAAGGGCACGTCCTCGCCGTCGTGCAGGAGCGCCACGGTCAAGGGGCCGAGATCCGGTAGGCGGGCCAGCACCCGGTCGTAGGATCCGCCGCCGCGGCCCATCCGGGTTCCGTCGGGTCCGACGGCGAGTGCCGGTACCAGGAGCAGGTCCACCGAGCGGACCGCCTCGACCCCGAGTCGTGGCCCGCCGGGTTCACGCAGCCCGCGCGGCCCTGCCACGAGAAGCGAAGAGCCGGGGATCGAAGGGGCGGGAGCCGAGGTGGGCGGGCCCGGAGTGGGTGTCGGGGAATCGGCGGTGCTGGTGGGGGACGACTGCGCGGCGGGGGGCGAGGTGGGGGCGGTCAGTTCGGCCCAGGTCAGGTCGTTGTCCGGGAGCAGGACCGGGAGTAGCAGGCGGCCGTCTCGAGGCAGGGCGGCCAGGAGGCGGTCCGGCAGGTCGGTGCCGCCCGGTTCGGGTCCGATCGGGACGTAGGCGGCGATGGAACGGGCGCCGGTACGGCGTACCAGCGCAAGAATTTGACCTTGAATTTTGGCGGCCGCGGCGTCGAGCGCGGTGACCGGAAGTGATCGACGCACCGTGAGCAGCCGTGCGCGGAGCGCGATCTTGATTTGATGTGATTTTTCCGCATCAGGGGTTAAATCCGACATGCAACACCCCCTTTTGAAAACCGGCAAACGGTGCACACTATGTCAGCATCGCTCCAAAGAGGGCCACTCCCGGGAGGATGTGTGACACTACGTGGCCGGCTGACCAGCGCTTTCCTGGTGGTCGTGCTCGGTCCGGTCCTGCTCGGGTCCGTCTTCGTCGCGTTGACCGCCAACGCCGTGAGCCGGGAGCGGACCACCGAACGCCTCGACCACGCTGCGACAACAGTCAGTGTGGCGATCGGCGCCATCTGCCGCCAGTTGCAGGCTTCGGCGGATGCGGTCGCCGTGGTTCCGGCCGGAGACCGTCAGGCGGTCGCCGACCAGCTGGTCGCCCGAGGGTTGGCCACCGAGATCTGGATGACCGAAACCGAACAGTCGAGTCTGGCGCGTTCCGCGATGACCGGCGACCCGGCGGCGACCGGCCATCGGGATTGCGCCGGCCCCGATGCCGGACGTGAGGAGGCCACGGCGATGACCGCGGCCGCGTACACCCGAGAGATCACCGTGACCGCCGCCCAGCGGGTCGACGCCGCCATGCTGGACCGACTCGGAGCGTCCGCCGGCGTAGCCGTGCGGCTGGGCGAGAGCGCGGCCGCGGCCGCCGGGACCGCCGACCGGAACCTGTCCGCCGAACCGGGCCGGCCGTTGACCTTGACCCTGACCGTCCCGGCCGCCGGACCCACCGCCCGCTACCTGATCCTGCTGCTGATCGTGCTGGCCACCGCGGTCGTCGCGGTGATCGCCGCCCGCTGGCTGGCCCGATCCACGACTCGCCCGCTCGGTGATCTGGCCTGGGCCGCCGACCGGGTGGCGAACGGCGACCTGGACACCCGCGTGCCGATCCCGCGGCCGGACGAACTGGGCCGGCTCGCCGGGACGTTCAACCGGATGACCCGGGAGCTCCAGTCCTACGTGCAGGCGCTGACCGCGAGCCGGGACCAGCTGCGCCGGCATCTCGCGATTCTCGGCGACACCCTGTCCAGCACCCACGACCTGGACCGGATCCTGCCGGTGATCCTGCGGACCGCGATGACCGCCACCGCCGCGCGGGCCGGGCTGATCCTGCTCACCGACCCGGGCGACGGGCGGCTGGCGGCCCGTTGCGGCGCCGGGCTGACCGGGGCGTGGGACCTGTCGCCGGCCGAGCTGACCCAGCGGCGTCTGACACCGGGTCGTGGGGTGCTGGGGCGGGTCGCCGCGACCGGGACGCCGTCGCGGGGCACCTCCGGGTGCGTTTCGGACGAGCCCGCCTGTGACTCGTATCTCGCCGTTCCGATCTGCGCGCCACCGGACGAGGAGAGCGGGCCGGAGCCGACGGTACTGGGTGTGCTGGCGCTCTACGACCGGCTGGGTGGTCCGGCCTTCGAGGACGCCGATCTGCGTACGCTGCGCACCTTCGCCGGTCAGGCCGGGGTGGCCGTGCACAACGTCCGGGTCCACGAGGAGGCACAACGTCTCTCTTTGACTGATCCGCTGACCGGACTCTGGAACTACCGTTATCTGCGCGAGGTGCTGCGCCGCGAGGTGGAGCGGGCGAGCCGGTTCGGCCGGATGCTCACCGTCCTGGTCCTCGACCTGGACCACTTCAAGGAGGTGAACGACACGTACGGCCACCCGGCCGGTGATCAGGTGCTGGGCGAATTCGCGCGGCGGATCCGGATCGGGCTCCGCGAGGTCGACGTGGCGTTCCGTCAGGGCGGG of the Actinoplanes sichuanensis genome contains:
- a CDS encoding FmdB family zinc ribbon protein, yielding MPTYQYACTECGEQLEAVQSFSDPALTECPNCQGKLRKVFNSVGIVFKGSGFYRNDSRSGSVSSEKSATGSGDSTTKKADTAASSSTASTSTSSSSSTSSSTTASSGGSGSKAAATP
- a CDS encoding diguanylate cyclase, encoding MTLRGRLTSAFLVVVLGPVLLGSVFVALTANAVSRERTTERLDHAATTVSVAIGAICRQLQASADAVAVVPAGDRQAVADQLVARGLATEIWMTETEQSSLARSAMTGDPAATGHRDCAGPDAGREEATAMTAAAYTREITVTAAQRVDAAMLDRLGASAGVAVRLGESAAAAAGTADRNLSAEPGRPLTLTLTVPAAGPTARYLILLLIVLATAVVAVIAARWLARSTTRPLGDLAWAADRVANGDLDTRVPIPRPDELGRLAGTFNRMTRELQSYVQALTASRDQLRRHLAILGDTLSSTHDLDRILPVILRTAMTATAARAGLILLTDPGDGRLAARCGAGLTGAWDLSPAELTQRRLTPGRGVLGRVAATGTPSRGTSGCVSDEPACDSYLAVPICAPPDEESGPEPTVLGVLALYDRLGGPAFEDADLRTLRTFAGQAGVAVHNVRVHEEAQRLSLTDPLTGLWNYRYLREVLRREVERASRFGRMLTVLVLDLDHFKEVNDTYGHPAGDQVLGEFARRIRIGLREVDVAFRQGGEEFVVLLPETDAYGGVIVAERLGAAVRDWPVPVDPRRPGLADRIPISVSIGIAVFPEHGATAQDVLDAADEALYAAKNAGRDTYRLAERVSPALPEGHLDAATAITGGPQPPRHGRGR
- a CDS encoding 5-formyltetrahydrofolate cyclo-ligase, whose protein sequence is MSDLTPDAEKSHQIKIALRARLLTVRRSLPVTALDAAAAKIQGQILALVRRTGARSIAAYVPIGPEPGGTDLPDRLLAALPRDGRLLLPVLLPDNDLTWAELTAPTSPPAAQSSPTSTADSPTPTPGPPTSAPAPSIPGSSLLVAGPRGLREPGGPRLGVEAVRSVDLLLVPALAVGPDGTRMGRGGGSYDRVLARLPDLGPLTVALLHDGEDVPFVPAEPHDRRVHAVITPTGGFSRRPHAS